Proteins encoded within one genomic window of Diorhabda sublineata isolate icDioSubl1.1 chromosome 1, icDioSubl1.1, whole genome shotgun sequence:
- the LOC130446038 gene encoding endothelin-converting enzyme homolog isoform X3 translates to MSFFRRLGKNEDTMTRYTNADFADDDSVNSVQLNEGISSSTTHIRYHAGSTIWKLRSPLEKVLLILVGILLFTIFILAIILHITEHKLENTKVIPTDTPGPCLNKSCIHISNNILEAMDTSVDPCDDFYSYSCKGWVQANPIPDAKSTWGTFMKLEQQNQLIIKRVLEQSMDTLKSKAEQKAKMYYESCLDVNETMESLGATPMIELLKKLGGWNITDSGFDINTWTLQNITQIIQNKYNIGGLFSYAVGEDDRNSTRHVLQIDQSGLTLPTRENYLNKTKEHVKVLNAYLEYMTKVGILLGGNPNTTRKQMQAIIDFETKLANITTPNELRRDEEKLYHLMKIGDLQLKAPFIDWRRFFEDAMRIVSKKITNKEEVVVYAPEYLGNLTQLIKEYNKTTEGKIVLNNYMVWQTVRVFTVCLSKAFRDAYKGLRTALMGTEGGEEPQWRYCIQDTNSVLGFAIGAIFVREVFDQNSKMQAEEMINNVRNAFKTNFKNLNWMDEETRKVAIDKADAISDMIGYPEFVKDVRLLDERFEKLTIRSNAYFENNIQISFFNLKKNLEKINEPVNKTTWSMPPSTVNAYYTPTKNQMVFPAGILQSPFYDSSFPPSLNYGGMGVVMGHELTHGFDDQGRQFDKYGNLNHWWKNKTIEKFKQRTKCVVEQYDKYTINGKNINGNQTLGENIADNGGLKAAYHAYLQFMKHRPEPPRLPGIPLNHRQLFFVAFAQVWCSTVTKEATALQIEKDSHSPAPFRVIGALSNLKEFSDEFHCKPGSKMNPVNKCEVW, encoded by the exons ATGAGTTTCTTTAGAAGGCTAGGGAAAAATGAAGATACT aTGACGAGATACACCAATGCAGATTTTGCAGATGATGATAGTGTAAATAGCGTTCAACTAAACGAAGGTATTAGTAGCAGCACGACCCATATTCGTTACCATGCCGGTAGTACGATTTGGAAATTAAGATCCCcattagaaaaagttttattaattctagTTGGAATATTGctttttactatatttatattaGCTATTATTTTGCATATAACTGAGCACAAACTAGAAAATACTAAG GTAATTCCGACTGATACACCTGGACCTTGCTTGAACAAATCATGCATTCATATATCTAATAATATCCTAGAGGCAATGGATACTTCCGTAGATCCATGCGATGATTTCTATTCTTATTCTTGTAAAGGATGGGTGCAAGCAAATCCCATACCAGACGCTAAAAGTACCTGGGGTACATTTATGAAATTAGAACAACAAAATCAACTTATTATCAAAAGAGTGCTCG AACAATCGATGGATACGTTAAAATCAAAGGCTGAGCAAAAAGCGAAAATGTATTACGAATCATGTTTGGATGTGAATGAGACTATGGAAAGTTTGGGAGCTACACCCATGattgaattgttgaaaaaattaggtGGATGGAATATTACGGATAGCGGATTCGATATAAACACTTGGACTCTACAGAATATCAcgcaaattatacaaaataaatataacatag GAGGACTATTTTCATACGCAGTTGGAGAGGACGATAGGAATTCTACTAGACACGTTTTACAAATAGATCAAAGTGGATTAACTTTGCCTACAAGAGAAAATTACTTAAACAAAACTAAAGAACACGTCAAAGTCCTCAATGCATACTTAGAATACATGACCAAG GTTGGGATTTTATTGGGAGGTAACCCAAATACAACAAGAAAACAAATGCAAGCGATAATAgactttgaaacaaaattagCAAATATCACCACCCCCAACGAATTACGTAGAGAcgaagaaaaattatatcatttgaTGAAAATAGGAGATTTACAACTAAAAGCACCATTT ATAGATTGGAGAAGGTTTTTCGAAGACGCTATGAGAATAGTGagcaaaaaaattactaataaagAAGAAGTTGTAGTTTATGCACCGGAATATTTAGGAAACCTAACCCAACTTATAAAAGAATATAACAAAACTACAGAAGGTAAAAT TGTACTGAACAATTACATGGTGTGGCAAACGGTGAGAGTGTTTACAGTGTGTCTTTCTAAAGCATTTAGAGACGCTTATAAAGGTTTAAGAACTGCGTTAATGGGAACCGAAGGAGGCGAAGAACCACAATGGAGATATTGCATACAAGATACCAATTCAGTATtag GATTTGCTATTGGGGCGATTTTTGTACGAGAAGTTTTTGATCAAAACTCGAAAATGCAAGCCGAAGAAATGATCAATAACGTCAGGAATGCTTTCAAaacgaatttcaaaaatttaaactgGATGGACGAAGAAACAAGAAAAGTAGCTATCGATAAAGCTGATGCTATCTCAGATATGATAG gtTATCCTGAATTCGTGAAAGATGTACGTTTATTGGACGAAAGATTCGAAAAATTAACCATCCGATCGAACGCTTATTTCGAAAACAACAttcaaatcagtttttttaacctaaaaaaaaatttggaaaagatcAACGAACCAGTTAATAAAACTACTTGGA gtATGCCTCCGTCGACGGTGAACGCTTATTACACTCCAACAAAAAACCAAATGGTCTTCCCAGCTGGTATTTTACAAAGTCCTTTTTACGATTCATCTTTTCCACCGAGTTTGAATTACGGAGGAATGGGTGTCGTTATGGGGCATGAATTGACCCACGGTTTCGACGATCAAGGTAGACAATTTGACAAATATGGGAATTTGAATCATTGGTGGAAGAATAAAACcatagaaaaatttaaacaaagaaCTAAATGTGTTGTCGAGCAATACg ATAAATACACAATCAACGGTAAAAATATCAACGGGAACCAAACTTTAGGTGAAAATATAGCAGATAACGGAGGTTTGAAAGCAGCTTATCACGCTTACTTACAATTTATGAAGCACCGACCAGAACCACCACGACTTCCTGGTATTCCTTTGAACCATAGACAATTATTTTTCGTTGCGTTTGCTCAg GTGTGGTGCTCAACGGTAACCAAAGAGGCGACGGCGTTGCAAATAGAAAAAGATTCGCACTCCCCCGCCCCTTTCAGAGTGATAGGTGCTCTGAGCAATCTCAAAGAATTCAGCGACGAATTCCATTGCAAACCGGGATCGAAAATGAATCCGGTAAATAAATGTGAAGTTtggtaa
- the LOC130446038 gene encoding endothelin-converting enzyme homolog isoform X2 — MNSTGVCSSNRRPSQMTRYTNADFADDDSVNSVQLNEGISSSTTHIRYHAGSTIWKLRSPLEKVLLILVGILLFTIFILAIILHITEHKLENTKVIPTDTPGPCLNKSCIHISNNILEAMDTSVDPCDDFYSYSCKGWVQANPIPDAKSTWGTFMKLEQQNQLIIKRVLEQSMDTLKSKAEQKAKMYYESCLDVNETMESLGATPMIELLKKLGGWNITDSGFDINTWTLQNITQIIQNKYNIGGLFSYAVGEDDRNSTRHVLQIDQSGLTLPTRENYLNKTKEHVKVLNAYLEYMTKVGILLGGNPNTTRKQMQAIIDFETKLANITTPNELRRDEEKLYHLMKIGDLQLKAPFIDWRRFFEDAMRIVSKKITNKEEVVVYAPEYLGNLTQLIKEYNKTTEGKIVLNNYMVWQTVRVFTVCLSKAFRDAYKGLRTALMGTEGGEEPQWRYCIQDTNSVLGFAIGAIFVREVFDQNSKMQAEEMINNVRNAFKTNFKNLNWMDEETRKVAIDKADAISDMIGYPEFVKDVRLLDERFEKLTIRSNAYFENNIQISFFNLKKNLEKINEPVNKTTWSMPPSTVNAYYTPTKNQMVFPAGILQSPFYDSSFPPSLNYGGMGVVMGHELTHGFDDQGRQFDKYGNLNHWWKNKTIEKFKQRTKCVVEQYDKYTINGKNINGNQTLGENIADNGGLKAAYHAYLQFMKHRPEPPRLPGIPLNHRQLFFVAFAQVWCSTVTKEATALQIEKDSHSPAPFRVIGALSNLKEFSDEFHCKPGSKMNPVNKCEVW, encoded by the exons ATGAATTCTACGGGAGTATGCAGTTCAAACCGTCGTCCTTCGCag aTGACGAGATACACCAATGCAGATTTTGCAGATGATGATAGTGTAAATAGCGTTCAACTAAACGAAGGTATTAGTAGCAGCACGACCCATATTCGTTACCATGCCGGTAGTACGATTTGGAAATTAAGATCCCcattagaaaaagttttattaattctagTTGGAATATTGctttttactatatttatattaGCTATTATTTTGCATATAACTGAGCACAAACTAGAAAATACTAAG GTAATTCCGACTGATACACCTGGACCTTGCTTGAACAAATCATGCATTCATATATCTAATAATATCCTAGAGGCAATGGATACTTCCGTAGATCCATGCGATGATTTCTATTCTTATTCTTGTAAAGGATGGGTGCAAGCAAATCCCATACCAGACGCTAAAAGTACCTGGGGTACATTTATGAAATTAGAACAACAAAATCAACTTATTATCAAAAGAGTGCTCG AACAATCGATGGATACGTTAAAATCAAAGGCTGAGCAAAAAGCGAAAATGTATTACGAATCATGTTTGGATGTGAATGAGACTATGGAAAGTTTGGGAGCTACACCCATGattgaattgttgaaaaaattaggtGGATGGAATATTACGGATAGCGGATTCGATATAAACACTTGGACTCTACAGAATATCAcgcaaattatacaaaataaatataacatag GAGGACTATTTTCATACGCAGTTGGAGAGGACGATAGGAATTCTACTAGACACGTTTTACAAATAGATCAAAGTGGATTAACTTTGCCTACAAGAGAAAATTACTTAAACAAAACTAAAGAACACGTCAAAGTCCTCAATGCATACTTAGAATACATGACCAAG GTTGGGATTTTATTGGGAGGTAACCCAAATACAACAAGAAAACAAATGCAAGCGATAATAgactttgaaacaaaattagCAAATATCACCACCCCCAACGAATTACGTAGAGAcgaagaaaaattatatcatttgaTGAAAATAGGAGATTTACAACTAAAAGCACCATTT ATAGATTGGAGAAGGTTTTTCGAAGACGCTATGAGAATAGTGagcaaaaaaattactaataaagAAGAAGTTGTAGTTTATGCACCGGAATATTTAGGAAACCTAACCCAACTTATAAAAGAATATAACAAAACTACAGAAGGTAAAAT TGTACTGAACAATTACATGGTGTGGCAAACGGTGAGAGTGTTTACAGTGTGTCTTTCTAAAGCATTTAGAGACGCTTATAAAGGTTTAAGAACTGCGTTAATGGGAACCGAAGGAGGCGAAGAACCACAATGGAGATATTGCATACAAGATACCAATTCAGTATtag GATTTGCTATTGGGGCGATTTTTGTACGAGAAGTTTTTGATCAAAACTCGAAAATGCAAGCCGAAGAAATGATCAATAACGTCAGGAATGCTTTCAAaacgaatttcaaaaatttaaactgGATGGACGAAGAAACAAGAAAAGTAGCTATCGATAAAGCTGATGCTATCTCAGATATGATAG gtTATCCTGAATTCGTGAAAGATGTACGTTTATTGGACGAAAGATTCGAAAAATTAACCATCCGATCGAACGCTTATTTCGAAAACAACAttcaaatcagtttttttaacctaaaaaaaaatttggaaaagatcAACGAACCAGTTAATAAAACTACTTGGA gtATGCCTCCGTCGACGGTGAACGCTTATTACACTCCAACAAAAAACCAAATGGTCTTCCCAGCTGGTATTTTACAAAGTCCTTTTTACGATTCATCTTTTCCACCGAGTTTGAATTACGGAGGAATGGGTGTCGTTATGGGGCATGAATTGACCCACGGTTTCGACGATCAAGGTAGACAATTTGACAAATATGGGAATTTGAATCATTGGTGGAAGAATAAAACcatagaaaaatttaaacaaagaaCTAAATGTGTTGTCGAGCAATACg ATAAATACACAATCAACGGTAAAAATATCAACGGGAACCAAACTTTAGGTGAAAATATAGCAGATAACGGAGGTTTGAAAGCAGCTTATCACGCTTACTTACAATTTATGAAGCACCGACCAGAACCACCACGACTTCCTGGTATTCCTTTGAACCATAGACAATTATTTTTCGTTGCGTTTGCTCAg GTGTGGTGCTCAACGGTAACCAAAGAGGCGACGGCGTTGCAAATAGAAAAAGATTCGCACTCCCCCGCCCCTTTCAGAGTGATAGGTGCTCTGAGCAATCTCAAAGAATTCAGCGACGAATTCCATTGCAAACCGGGATCGAAAATGAATCCGGTAAATAAATGTGAAGTTtggtaa
- the LOC130446038 gene encoding endothelin-converting enzyme homolog isoform X4, producing MSVKMTRYTNADFADDDSVNSVQLNEGISSSTTHIRYHAGSTIWKLRSPLEKVLLILVGILLFTIFILAIILHITEHKLENTKVIPTDTPGPCLNKSCIHISNNILEAMDTSVDPCDDFYSYSCKGWVQANPIPDAKSTWGTFMKLEQQNQLIIKRVLEQSMDTLKSKAEQKAKMYYESCLDVNETMESLGATPMIELLKKLGGWNITDSGFDINTWTLQNITQIIQNKYNIGGLFSYAVGEDDRNSTRHVLQIDQSGLTLPTRENYLNKTKEHVKVLNAYLEYMTKVGILLGGNPNTTRKQMQAIIDFETKLANITTPNELRRDEEKLYHLMKIGDLQLKAPFIDWRRFFEDAMRIVSKKITNKEEVVVYAPEYLGNLTQLIKEYNKTTEGKIVLNNYMVWQTVRVFTVCLSKAFRDAYKGLRTALMGTEGGEEPQWRYCIQDTNSVLGFAIGAIFVREVFDQNSKMQAEEMINNVRNAFKTNFKNLNWMDEETRKVAIDKADAISDMIGYPEFVKDVRLLDERFEKLTIRSNAYFENNIQISFFNLKKNLEKINEPVNKTTWSMPPSTVNAYYTPTKNQMVFPAGILQSPFYDSSFPPSLNYGGMGVVMGHELTHGFDDQGRQFDKYGNLNHWWKNKTIEKFKQRTKCVVEQYDKYTINGKNINGNQTLGENIADNGGLKAAYHAYLQFMKHRPEPPRLPGIPLNHRQLFFVAFAQVWCSTVTKEATALQIEKDSHSPAPFRVIGALSNLKEFSDEFHCKPGSKMNPVNKCEVW from the exons aTGACGAGATACACCAATGCAGATTTTGCAGATGATGATAGTGTAAATAGCGTTCAACTAAACGAAGGTATTAGTAGCAGCACGACCCATATTCGTTACCATGCCGGTAGTACGATTTGGAAATTAAGATCCCcattagaaaaagttttattaattctagTTGGAATATTGctttttactatatttatattaGCTATTATTTTGCATATAACTGAGCACAAACTAGAAAATACTAAG GTAATTCCGACTGATACACCTGGACCTTGCTTGAACAAATCATGCATTCATATATCTAATAATATCCTAGAGGCAATGGATACTTCCGTAGATCCATGCGATGATTTCTATTCTTATTCTTGTAAAGGATGGGTGCAAGCAAATCCCATACCAGACGCTAAAAGTACCTGGGGTACATTTATGAAATTAGAACAACAAAATCAACTTATTATCAAAAGAGTGCTCG AACAATCGATGGATACGTTAAAATCAAAGGCTGAGCAAAAAGCGAAAATGTATTACGAATCATGTTTGGATGTGAATGAGACTATGGAAAGTTTGGGAGCTACACCCATGattgaattgttgaaaaaattaggtGGATGGAATATTACGGATAGCGGATTCGATATAAACACTTGGACTCTACAGAATATCAcgcaaattatacaaaataaatataacatag GAGGACTATTTTCATACGCAGTTGGAGAGGACGATAGGAATTCTACTAGACACGTTTTACAAATAGATCAAAGTGGATTAACTTTGCCTACAAGAGAAAATTACTTAAACAAAACTAAAGAACACGTCAAAGTCCTCAATGCATACTTAGAATACATGACCAAG GTTGGGATTTTATTGGGAGGTAACCCAAATACAACAAGAAAACAAATGCAAGCGATAATAgactttgaaacaaaattagCAAATATCACCACCCCCAACGAATTACGTAGAGAcgaagaaaaattatatcatttgaTGAAAATAGGAGATTTACAACTAAAAGCACCATTT ATAGATTGGAGAAGGTTTTTCGAAGACGCTATGAGAATAGTGagcaaaaaaattactaataaagAAGAAGTTGTAGTTTATGCACCGGAATATTTAGGAAACCTAACCCAACTTATAAAAGAATATAACAAAACTACAGAAGGTAAAAT TGTACTGAACAATTACATGGTGTGGCAAACGGTGAGAGTGTTTACAGTGTGTCTTTCTAAAGCATTTAGAGACGCTTATAAAGGTTTAAGAACTGCGTTAATGGGAACCGAAGGAGGCGAAGAACCACAATGGAGATATTGCATACAAGATACCAATTCAGTATtag GATTTGCTATTGGGGCGATTTTTGTACGAGAAGTTTTTGATCAAAACTCGAAAATGCAAGCCGAAGAAATGATCAATAACGTCAGGAATGCTTTCAAaacgaatttcaaaaatttaaactgGATGGACGAAGAAACAAGAAAAGTAGCTATCGATAAAGCTGATGCTATCTCAGATATGATAG gtTATCCTGAATTCGTGAAAGATGTACGTTTATTGGACGAAAGATTCGAAAAATTAACCATCCGATCGAACGCTTATTTCGAAAACAACAttcaaatcagtttttttaacctaaaaaaaaatttggaaaagatcAACGAACCAGTTAATAAAACTACTTGGA gtATGCCTCCGTCGACGGTGAACGCTTATTACACTCCAACAAAAAACCAAATGGTCTTCCCAGCTGGTATTTTACAAAGTCCTTTTTACGATTCATCTTTTCCACCGAGTTTGAATTACGGAGGAATGGGTGTCGTTATGGGGCATGAATTGACCCACGGTTTCGACGATCAAGGTAGACAATTTGACAAATATGGGAATTTGAATCATTGGTGGAAGAATAAAACcatagaaaaatttaaacaaagaaCTAAATGTGTTGTCGAGCAATACg ATAAATACACAATCAACGGTAAAAATATCAACGGGAACCAAACTTTAGGTGAAAATATAGCAGATAACGGAGGTTTGAAAGCAGCTTATCACGCTTACTTACAATTTATGAAGCACCGACCAGAACCACCACGACTTCCTGGTATTCCTTTGAACCATAGACAATTATTTTTCGTTGCGTTTGCTCAg GTGTGGTGCTCAACGGTAACCAAAGAGGCGACGGCGTTGCAAATAGAAAAAGATTCGCACTCCCCCGCCCCTTTCAGAGTGATAGGTGCTCTGAGCAATCTCAAAGAATTCAGCGACGAATTCCATTGCAAACCGGGATCGAAAATGAATCCGGTAAATAAATGTGAAGTTtggtaa
- the LOC130446038 gene encoding endothelin-converting enzyme homolog isoform X1, translating to MEYWSTKYKNIVHDILKSSPMTRYTNADFADDDSVNSVQLNEGISSSTTHIRYHAGSTIWKLRSPLEKVLLILVGILLFTIFILAIILHITEHKLENTKVIPTDTPGPCLNKSCIHISNNILEAMDTSVDPCDDFYSYSCKGWVQANPIPDAKSTWGTFMKLEQQNQLIIKRVLEQSMDTLKSKAEQKAKMYYESCLDVNETMESLGATPMIELLKKLGGWNITDSGFDINTWTLQNITQIIQNKYNIGGLFSYAVGEDDRNSTRHVLQIDQSGLTLPTRENYLNKTKEHVKVLNAYLEYMTKVGILLGGNPNTTRKQMQAIIDFETKLANITTPNELRRDEEKLYHLMKIGDLQLKAPFIDWRRFFEDAMRIVSKKITNKEEVVVYAPEYLGNLTQLIKEYNKTTEGKIVLNNYMVWQTVRVFTVCLSKAFRDAYKGLRTALMGTEGGEEPQWRYCIQDTNSVLGFAIGAIFVREVFDQNSKMQAEEMINNVRNAFKTNFKNLNWMDEETRKVAIDKADAISDMIGYPEFVKDVRLLDERFEKLTIRSNAYFENNIQISFFNLKKNLEKINEPVNKTTWSMPPSTVNAYYTPTKNQMVFPAGILQSPFYDSSFPPSLNYGGMGVVMGHELTHGFDDQGRQFDKYGNLNHWWKNKTIEKFKQRTKCVVEQYDKYTINGKNINGNQTLGENIADNGGLKAAYHAYLQFMKHRPEPPRLPGIPLNHRQLFFVAFAQVWCSTVTKEATALQIEKDSHSPAPFRVIGALSNLKEFSDEFHCKPGSKMNPVNKCEVW from the exons atggaaTATTGGTcaacgaaatataaaaatatagtgcATGATATATTAAAATCGTCTCCA aTGACGAGATACACCAATGCAGATTTTGCAGATGATGATAGTGTAAATAGCGTTCAACTAAACGAAGGTATTAGTAGCAGCACGACCCATATTCGTTACCATGCCGGTAGTACGATTTGGAAATTAAGATCCCcattagaaaaagttttattaattctagTTGGAATATTGctttttactatatttatattaGCTATTATTTTGCATATAACTGAGCACAAACTAGAAAATACTAAG GTAATTCCGACTGATACACCTGGACCTTGCTTGAACAAATCATGCATTCATATATCTAATAATATCCTAGAGGCAATGGATACTTCCGTAGATCCATGCGATGATTTCTATTCTTATTCTTGTAAAGGATGGGTGCAAGCAAATCCCATACCAGACGCTAAAAGTACCTGGGGTACATTTATGAAATTAGAACAACAAAATCAACTTATTATCAAAAGAGTGCTCG AACAATCGATGGATACGTTAAAATCAAAGGCTGAGCAAAAAGCGAAAATGTATTACGAATCATGTTTGGATGTGAATGAGACTATGGAAAGTTTGGGAGCTACACCCATGattgaattgttgaaaaaattaggtGGATGGAATATTACGGATAGCGGATTCGATATAAACACTTGGACTCTACAGAATATCAcgcaaattatacaaaataaatataacatag GAGGACTATTTTCATACGCAGTTGGAGAGGACGATAGGAATTCTACTAGACACGTTTTACAAATAGATCAAAGTGGATTAACTTTGCCTACAAGAGAAAATTACTTAAACAAAACTAAAGAACACGTCAAAGTCCTCAATGCATACTTAGAATACATGACCAAG GTTGGGATTTTATTGGGAGGTAACCCAAATACAACAAGAAAACAAATGCAAGCGATAATAgactttgaaacaaaattagCAAATATCACCACCCCCAACGAATTACGTAGAGAcgaagaaaaattatatcatttgaTGAAAATAGGAGATTTACAACTAAAAGCACCATTT ATAGATTGGAGAAGGTTTTTCGAAGACGCTATGAGAATAGTGagcaaaaaaattactaataaagAAGAAGTTGTAGTTTATGCACCGGAATATTTAGGAAACCTAACCCAACTTATAAAAGAATATAACAAAACTACAGAAGGTAAAAT TGTACTGAACAATTACATGGTGTGGCAAACGGTGAGAGTGTTTACAGTGTGTCTTTCTAAAGCATTTAGAGACGCTTATAAAGGTTTAAGAACTGCGTTAATGGGAACCGAAGGAGGCGAAGAACCACAATGGAGATATTGCATACAAGATACCAATTCAGTATtag GATTTGCTATTGGGGCGATTTTTGTACGAGAAGTTTTTGATCAAAACTCGAAAATGCAAGCCGAAGAAATGATCAATAACGTCAGGAATGCTTTCAAaacgaatttcaaaaatttaaactgGATGGACGAAGAAACAAGAAAAGTAGCTATCGATAAAGCTGATGCTATCTCAGATATGATAG gtTATCCTGAATTCGTGAAAGATGTACGTTTATTGGACGAAAGATTCGAAAAATTAACCATCCGATCGAACGCTTATTTCGAAAACAACAttcaaatcagtttttttaacctaaaaaaaaatttggaaaagatcAACGAACCAGTTAATAAAACTACTTGGA gtATGCCTCCGTCGACGGTGAACGCTTATTACACTCCAACAAAAAACCAAATGGTCTTCCCAGCTGGTATTTTACAAAGTCCTTTTTACGATTCATCTTTTCCACCGAGTTTGAATTACGGAGGAATGGGTGTCGTTATGGGGCATGAATTGACCCACGGTTTCGACGATCAAGGTAGACAATTTGACAAATATGGGAATTTGAATCATTGGTGGAAGAATAAAACcatagaaaaatttaaacaaagaaCTAAATGTGTTGTCGAGCAATACg ATAAATACACAATCAACGGTAAAAATATCAACGGGAACCAAACTTTAGGTGAAAATATAGCAGATAACGGAGGTTTGAAAGCAGCTTATCACGCTTACTTACAATTTATGAAGCACCGACCAGAACCACCACGACTTCCTGGTATTCCTTTGAACCATAGACAATTATTTTTCGTTGCGTTTGCTCAg GTGTGGTGCTCAACGGTAACCAAAGAGGCGACGGCGTTGCAAATAGAAAAAGATTCGCACTCCCCCGCCCCTTTCAGAGTGATAGGTGCTCTGAGCAATCTCAAAGAATTCAGCGACGAATTCCATTGCAAACCGGGATCGAAAATGAATCCGGTAAATAAATGTGAAGTTtggtaa